One Anolis carolinensis isolate JA03-04 chromosome 5, rAnoCar3.1.pri, whole genome shotgun sequence DNA segment encodes these proteins:
- the tcf20 gene encoding transcription factor 20 isoform X1, which translates to MQSFREQSSYHGNQQNYAQEVHGASRLEEFSSRQQAQMFQSFGGGGGSSTSGRRGATGSSASMAGENSGHQSYQGFRKEAGEFYYMASSKDPVTAGGQQLPQRRPSGPVQSYGPPQGSSFGNQYGSEGHVNQFQTQHSSLSGVTHYQQDYTGPFSPGSTQYQQQTSNQQQQQVQQMRQQLYQSHQPLPQASSQSASSTSHLQSMQRPSTLPSSASGYQLRVGQYSQHYQPPAASSSSFPSPQRFGQSGQNYDSSYSVNAGSQYEGHAVGSSAQGYGTQPNYSFQAQTVKNFEQSKLTQAGQQAQGQAQQSQQQQQQTPPTQHVMQYSNTATKLTLQSQVGQYNQADVPVRSPMQFHQNFSPISNPSPAASVVQSPSCSSTPSPLMPGGETLQCGQSNMPVASRNRILQMMPQLSPTPSMMPSPSAQSGGFKGFGLEGLQEKRLTDPGLSSLSALSSQVANLPNTVQHMLLSDALTPQKKGSKRSSSSKKADSCTNSEGSSQAEEQLKSPLADSIDGGCSSSSEDQAERVRQLSGQSTSSDTTYKGGNLERSQSSPVEASQNEPPKMSATPADEEEVVSPPDEKEALTAVETPPKVNEKTVGVIVSREAMTGRIEKSSGQDKPQQDDVSAGTQAAPSASVMKETTLTGSQQESQGGGSKVNKNGDNSTNHNGDGNSQMAHAVIGSSFPSRTEPSKSPGSVRYSYKDNIAVGVQRNTGNFPQYPSSQEKGDFPLHSDRKGRNEKFPSLLQEVLQGYHHHPDRRYSRNAQDHHGMTANVDSTMRPNVLINQGNELSNRGLLNKSLGSLMENPHWGHWDRKSSGTASDMKQINLADYPMPRKFEMESQSSAHEGGLSERRSVICDISPLRQIARDPGLHSVGHMGTDGRSGRSDRLTPGLGQSVILPGGLVAMETKLKSHSGQIKEEDFEQSKTSASINNKKSGEHCHLASFKHESYRGNASPGAAALDSADYMLQQDSRSAQLRRGHGRMGNSREGMRGKSPSQFHDLTDKLKMSPGRSRGPGTDLHHMNPHMVLSDRVNRGSLHSPFLSNSESSLASAYHTNARSHAYGDPTQGLNSQYHYKRQLYQQQQEEYKDWNNSSAQGVIAAAQLRQETARKSPRQHQFMDRVRSPLKNDKDGMIYLHSGSYHDAGSQEASRLLGNDGSLQNKCSEMKHINQKIQQHESGWDLSRQVTPGKNSGSLGAASQKRFGSQDSDAHRRDDAGDVLKSGNTMARIPGQEDQSPQNPLIMRRRVRSFISPIPSKRQMQEMKNSSTEDKTRLVSTSKDGADKTNSYARCSPNQDLGKSLSKGESSKTLPSPDGRNCSVVSLTSPAKTKILPPRKGRGLKLEAIVQKITSPNVRRSASSNCAETGSDAVTLDDILSLKSIPPEGGNVANHGMEAEHIKEEIVLDQGSQELTSEISLTISPEELYGERDEVMKKEISELSSVGKEGSGPSVIPVSSQKSVGQGRTDGSLVGTGSLGFSESKTVSPSTILTTEANAKSEEKDGNAIIVTPKPEPFPPKGYFPSGKKKGRPIGSVNKQKKQPLPPSPLPPPLVPPLPSVSETLPPVEEAVGEEPKPKRQRRERRKTTTQPRKRKPRRAAPIVEPQEPEIKLKYATQSLDKTDNKNKSFFPYIHVVNKCEIGAVCTIINAEEEEQSKLVRGRKGQRSSTPPPSNAESKVLPVSSFMLQGPVVTESSVMGHLVCCLCGKWASYRNMGDLFGPFYPQDYAATLPKNPPPKRATEMQHTVKVRHKSASNGSKTDTEEEEEQQQKEQRSLTAHPRFKRRHRSEDCAGASRSLSRGAACKKATTEVGNVGEKTPSDSKPSMPTSEGGPELELQIPELPLDSNEFWVHEGCILWANGIYLVCGRLYGLQEAVEIAKEMKCSHCQEPGATLGCYNKGCSFRYHYPCAIDADCLLNEENFSVRCPKHKPLLPCSLPSLQNKMVKGSLSTEQSERG; encoded by the coding sequence ATGCAGTCCTTTCGGGAGCAAAGCAGTTACCACGGAAACCAGCAGAACTACGCGCAAGAAGTGCATGGTGCATCCCGGCTAGAAGAATTTAGCAGCCGCCAGCAGGCTCAGATGTTCCAGAGctttggaggaggtggaggaagcAGTACAAGTGGGCGCCGTGGAGCAACAGGAAGTTCTGCATCAATGGCTGGTGAGAATTCTGGACATCAGAGCTATCAAGGTTTCAGAAAAGAAGCAGGAGAATTCTATTATATGGCCTCTAGTAAGGATCCTGTGACAGCAGGAGGACAGCAGCTCCCTCAGCGCAGACCTTCTGGACCGGTGCAAAGTTATGGGCCACCACAAGGGAGCAGCTTTGGAAATCAGTATGGGAGTGAAGGTCACGTGAACCAGTTTCAAACACAGCACTCATCGCTTAGTGGGGTGACTCACTATCAGCAAGATTATACTGGTCCTTTTTCCCCTGGAAGTACTCAGTACCAACAGCAAACTTCTAACCAGCAGCAACAACAGGTGCAGCAGATGAGGCAACAGCTCTACCAGTCTCATCAACCTTTGCCACAGGCCTCCAGCCAATCTGCCTCTAGCACATCTCATTTGCAGTCAATGCAGCGTCCCTCAACACTgccttcatctgcttctgggtaTCAGCTACGAGTGGGTCAATATAGTCAACACTACCAGCctcctgctgcttcatcatcttcaTTTCCTTCTCCTCAACGTTTTGGTCAGTCAGGACAGAACTATGACAGCAGTTACAGTGTGAATGCTGGTTCACAGTATGAGGGGCATGCTGTGGGTTCAAGTGCACAGGGTTATGGGACTCAGCCAAATTACAGTTTTCAGGCACAGACAGTGAAAAACTTTGAGCAGTCAAAGTTGACCCAAGCAGGTCAACAGGCACAAGGACAGGCACAACaatcacagcagcagcagcagcagactcCTCCCACACAGCATGTGATGCAGTACTCAAACACTGCTACAAAACTAACCCTGCAAAGTCAAGTGGGGCAGTACAACCAAGCTGATGTCCCTGTGAGATCTCCCATGCAGTTCCATCAGAATTTTAGTCCTATATCAAACCCCTCACCAGCTGCCTCTGTGGTTCAGTCTCCTAGCTGTAGCTCCACACCATCTCCACTTATGCCAGGTGGTGAGACTCTTCAGTGTGGACAAAGCAACATGCCTGTGGCCTCTAGAAACCGCATCTTGCAGATGATGCCTCAGCTTAGTCCAACACCATCCATGATGCCAAGCCCCAGTGCTCAGAGTGGAGGTTTCAAAGGATTTGGGCTTGAaggattacaagaaaagagacttACTGATCCAGGACTAAGTAGTCTAAGTGCCCTAAGTAGCCAAGTAGCTAATCTTCCCAATACAGTCCAACACATGTTGCTCTCGGATGCGCTGACACCTCAGAAGAAAGGCTCCAAAAGGTCTTCATCATCCAAAAAGGCTGATAGCTGCACAAACTCAGAAGGCTCCTCACAGGCGGAAGAACAACTCAAATCTCCTCTGGCAGATTCCATTGATGGTGGCTGTTCCAGTAGCTCAGAAGATCAAGCTGAAAGAGTGAGACAGTTGAGTGGTCAGAGTACCAGTTCAGATACCACTTACAAGGGAGGTAACTTAGAGAGATCTCAATCATCACCAGTAGAAGCATCTCAGAATGAACCCCCCAAAATGAGTGCCACCCCTGCAGATGAGGAAGAAGTTGTTTCTCCTCCAGATGAAAAGGAGGCCTTAACTGCTGTGGAGACTCCTCCGAAGGTCAATGAAAAGACAGTTGGCGTTATAGTCTCCCGAGAAGCTATGACAGGCAGAATAGAAAAGTCAAGTGGGCAGGATAAACCCCAACAAGATGATGTTTCTGCAGGTACTCAAGCAGCACCTTCTGCCAGTGTGATGAAGGAGACCACCCTTACAGGATCACAACAAGAATCACAAGGAGGAGGgagtaaagttaataaaaatggGGATAATAGTACTAATCACAATGGAGATGGAAATAGTCAAATGGCCCATGCTGTCATTGGCTCAAGCTTTCCCAGCAGAACAGAGCCTTCCAAATCACCTGGTAGTGTGAGATATAGCTACAAAGACAACATAGCAGTCGGTGTGCAGAGAAATACTGGGAATTTCCCTCAGTACCCTTCCAGTCAGGAAAAAGGGGATTTTCCACTGCACAGTGATCGAAAGGGCAGAAATGAGAAATTTCCTAGTCTGCTGCAGGAAGTCTTGCAAGGCTATCACCATCACCCTGACCGAAGATATTCTAGAAATGCACAAGATCATCATGGAATGACTGCAAATGTGGACAGTACCATGAGACCTAATGTCCTGATCAATCAAGGCAATGAATTAAGTAATAGGGGCCTTTTAAACAAAAGCTTAGGATCTCTTATGGAAAATCCACACTGGGGCCACTGGGATAGAAAGTCAAGTGGCACAGCTTCTGACATGAAACAGATAAATCTGGCTGACTATCCCATGCCTAGAAAGTTTGAGATGGAATCCCAGTCTTCAGCTCATGAAGGAGGACTTTCTGAAAGAAGATCGGTTATTTGTGATATATCACCTTTGAGGCAGATTGCTAGAGACCCAGGCCTTCACTCTGTAGGACACATGGGCACTGATGGCAGGAGTGGAAGGAGTGATCGTCTAACTCCTGGTTTAGGGCAGTCAGTCATCCTCCCTGGTGGCCTAGTTGCCATGGAGACAAAGCTGAAGTCTCACAGTGGACAGATCAAAGAAGAGGATTTTGAACAGTCTAAGACCTCTGCCAGCATCAATAACAAAAAATCAGGAGAACATTGTCATCttgccagttttaagcatgagtCTTACAGAGGGAACGCTAGCCCTGGAGCTGCAGCACTTGATTCTGCTGACTACATGCTACAACAGGATAGCCGATCAGCGCAGCTGAGACGTGGTCATGGCAGAATGGGAAATAGCCGTGAGGGAATGAGGGGTAAATCCCCCTCTCAGTTTCATGATTTGACAGACAAACTGAAGATGTCTCCTGGTAGAAGTAGAGGTCCAGGCACAGACCTTCATCATATGAATCCACACATGGTGCTTTCTGACAGGGTTAACCGGGGGTCCTTGCACTCTCCTTTTCTATCAAATTCTGAAAGCTCTTTGGCATCAGCATATCACACTAATGCTCGGTCTCATGCTTATGGTGATCCTacccagggtttgaattcccagtACCACTACAAAAGGCAGCTATATCAACAACAGCAGGAAGAATACAAAGACTGGAATAACAGTTCTGCCCAGGGGGTGATAGCAGCAGCTCaactcaggcaggaaacagctagAAAGAGCCCAAGGCAGCATCAGTTCATGGACAGAGTAAGGAGTCCTCTAAAAAATGACAAGGATGGAATGATTTATCTTCATTCTGGTTCTTACCATGATGCTGGAAGCCAAGAAGCCAGTCGTTTGTtgggaaatgatggttctctTCAGAATAAGTGTAGTGAAATGAAGCATATAAATCAGAAGATTCAGCAACATGAATCAGGTTGGGATCTTTCCCGGCAAGTGACTCCTGGGAAGAACAGTGGGTCTCTGGGGGCAGCCAGTCAGAAGAGATTTGGTTCTCAAGACAGTGATGCACACAGGCGTGATGATGCTGGAGATGTACTTAAATCTGGTAACACTATGGCAAGGATCCCTGGCCAAGAAGATCAATCTCCTCAAAATCCTTTAATCATGAGAAGAAGGGTCCGTTCTTTCATTTCCCCTATTCCCAGCAAGAGACAGATGCAAGAAATGAAGAACAGTAGCACTGAGGACAAGACACGCCTTGTCAGTACATCAAAAGATGGAGCTGATAAAACCAATTCCTATGCCCGCTGTTCACCAAACCAAGATCTTGGCAAGTCCCTCTCTAAAGGAGAGTCCTCTAAAACCCTTCCAAGTCCTGATGGTAGAAATTGCTCTGTTGTTTCCCTAACAAGTCCAGCTAAAACAAAAATTCTGCCTCCACGGAAGGGCCGTGGATTAAAATTGGAAGCAATTGTTCAGAAAATCACATCTCCCAATGTTAGGAGAAGTGCTTCCTCAAATTGTGCTGAAACTGGCTCAGATGCAGTCACTCTTGATGACATTCTGTCCTTGAAAAGTATCCCACCAGAGGGTGGGAATGTGGCTAATCATGGGATGGAAGCAGAACATATAAAAGAAGAAATTGTATTAGATCAAGGGAGCCAAGAGCTCACCAGTGAAATCTCTCTGACAATATCACCTGAAGAATTGTATGGGGAAAGAGATGAGGTAATGAAAAAGGAGATATCTGAACTTTCCAGTGTTGGCAAGGAGGGCTCAGGGCCTTCTGTGATTCCAGTATCTTCACAAAAATCTGTTGGTCAAGGAAGAACGGATGGATCTTTAGTTGGAACAGGATCATTAGGCTTTTCTGAGTCAAAAACTGTCTCCCCATCTACCATCTTGACTACTGAAGCAAATGCAAAATCTGAGGAAAAAGATGGAAATGCAATTATTGTGACACCCAAGCCAGAACCCTTTCCTCCAAAAGGATATTTTCCCTCTGGTAAAAAGAAGGGGAGACCTATCGGTAGTGTGaacaaacagaaaaagcagcCTCTGCCGCCATCACCATTGCCGCCACCACTGGTTCCACCACTTCCTTCAGTATCAGAAACATTACCGCCAGTAGAAGAAGCAGTAGGTGAAGAACCTAAGCCTAAGAGACAGcgaagagaaaggagaaaaactACAACTCAGCCACGAAAGCGGAAACCAAGACGAGCTGCTCCAATTGTGGAGCCTCAAGAACCAGAAATCAAACTGAAGTATGCCACCCAGTCTCTTGATAAAACTGATAACAAGAATAAGTCTTTTTTCCCTTACATTCATGTGGTGAACAAATGTGAGATAGGTGCTGTATGCACAATAATTAATGCAGAAGAAGAGGAGCAGAGTAAGCTGGTGAGGGGACGAAAAGGACAGAGGTCATCAACACCTCCTCCCAGCAATGCTGAGAGCAAAGTCCTTCCTGTTTCCTCTTTTATGCTACAGGGTCCTGTAGTAACAGAATCTTCTGTCATGGGCCACTTGGTTTGCTGCCTGTGTGGCAAGTGGGCCAGCTATCGTAACATGGGTGACCTCTTTGGACCCTTCTATCCACAAGATTATGCGGCTACACTGCCCAAAAATCCCCCTCCTAAGAGGGCCACAGAAATGCAGCATACGGTCAAGGTACGGCATAAAAGTGCTTCTAATGGTTCCAAGACTGatacagaggaggaggaagagcagcaACAAAAGGAGCAGAGAAGCCTAACTGCCCACCCTCGCTTTAAGAGACGCCATCGTTCCGAGGACTGTGCTGGGGCTTCTCGGTCACTTTCAAGAGGTGCTGCTTGTAAAAAAGCAACCACTGAAGTTGGCAATGTGGGTGAGAAAACTCCTTCAGACTCTAAACCCTCCATGCCCACTTCTGAAGGTGGCCCTGAGTTGGAGTTACAAATTCCTGAACTACCTCTTGACAGCAATGAATTTTGGGTCCACGAGGGCTGTATTCTCTGGGCCAATGGGATTTACCTGGTCTGTGGCAGGCTCTATGGGCTTCAAGAAGCTGTGGAAATAGCTAAAGAGATG